A section of the Ovis canadensis isolate MfBH-ARS-UI-01 breed Bighorn chromosome 1, ARS-UI_OviCan_v2, whole genome shotgun sequence genome encodes:
- the NCDN gene encoding neurochondrin isoform X3 has protein sequence MSCCDLAAAGQLGKAGIMASDCEPALNQAESRNPTLERYLGALREAKNDSEQFAALLLVTKAVKAGDIDAKTRRRIFDAVGFTFPNRLLTTKEAPDGCPDHVLRALGVALLACFCSDPELAAHPQVLNKIPILSTFLTARGDPDDAARRSMVDDTYQCLTAVAGTPRGPRHLIAGGTVSALCQAYLGHGYGFDQALALLVGLLAAAETQCWKEAEPDLLAVLRGLSEDFQKAEDASKFELCQLLPLFLPPTTVPSECLRDLQAGLARILGSKLSSWQRNPALKLAARLAHACGSDWIPAGSSGSKFLALLVNLACVEVRLALEETGTEVKEDVVTACYALMELGIQECTRCEQSLLKEPQKVQLVSIMKEAIGAVIHYLQQVGPEKQKEPFVFASVRILGAWLAEETSSLRKEVCQLLPFLVRYAKTLYEEAEEANDLSQQVATLAISPTTPGPTWPGDALRLLLPGWCHLTVEDGPREILIKEGAPSLLCKYFLQQWELTSPGHDTSVLPDSVEIGLQTCCHIFLNLVVTAPGLIKRDACFTSLMNTLMASLPSLVQQQGRLLLAANVATLGLLMARLLSTSPALQGTPASRGFFAAAILFLSQSHVARATPGSEQAVLALSPDYEGVWADLQELWFLGMQAFTGCVPLLPWLAPAALRSRWPQELLQLLGSVSPNSVKPEMVAAYQGVLVELARANRLCREAMRLQAGEETASHYRMAALEQCLAEP, from the exons ATGTCGTGTTGTGACCTGGCTGCGGCGGGACAG TTGGGCAAGGCGGGCATCATGGCCTCGGATTGCGAGCCAGCTCTGAACCAGGCAGAGAGCCGAAACCCCACCCTGGAGCGCTACCTGGGAGCCCTCCGTGAGGCCAAGAATGACAGCGAGCAGTTTGCAGCCCTGCTGCTA GTGACCAAGGCAGTGAAAGCAGGTGACATCGATGCCAAAACTCGGCGGCGGATCTTTGATGCCGTCGGTTTCACCTTCCCCAATCGACTCCTGACCACCAAGGAGGCGCCGGATGGCTGCCCCGACCACGTTCTCCGGGCCCTGGGCGTGGCCCTGCTGGCCTGCTTCTGCAGTGACCCTGAACTAGCCGCCCATCCCCAGGTCCTGAACAAGATCCCCATCCTTAGCACCTTCCTCACAGCCCGGGGGGACCCTGACGATGCTGCCCGCCGTTCCATGGTCGATGACACCTACCAGTGCCTGACAGCCGTGGCAGGCACCCCCCGTGGGCCGCGACACCTCATTGCTGGAGGCACCGTGTCTGCCCTGTGTCAGGCGTACCTAGGGCACGGCTACGGCTTTGACCAGGCCCTGGCACTCCTGGTGGGGCTGCTGGCTGCTGCTGAGACACAGTGCTGGAAGGAGGCGGAGCCCGACCTGCTGGCTGTTTTGCGGGGCCTCAGCGAAGATTTCCAGAAAGCTGAGGATGCCAGCAAGTTTGAGCTCTGCCAGCTGCTGCCCCTCTTTCTGCCCCCAACAACCGTGCCCTCTGAGTGCCTCCGGGATCTGCAGGCCGGGCTGGCACGCATCCTGGGCAGCAAGCTGAGCTCCTGGCAGCGCAACCCCGCACTGAAGCTGGCCGCCCGCCTGGCACACGCCTGCGGCTCCGACTGGATCCCAGCAGGCAGCTCCGGGAGCAAGTTCCTGGCCCTGCTGGTGAACCTGGCATGCGTGGAGGTGCGGCTGGCACTGGAGGAGACGGGCACAGAGGTGAAAGAGGATGTGGTGACCGCCTGCTATGCCCTCATGGAGCTGGGGATCCAGGAATGCACCCGCTGTGAGCAGTCGCTGCTCAAGGAGCCTCAGAAAGTGCAGCTTGTGAGCATCATGAAGGAGGCCATCGGGGCTGTCATCCACTACCTGCAGCAG GTAGGgccagagaagcagaaggagcCCTTTGTGTTTGCCTCCGTGCGGATCCTGGGTGCCTGGCTGGCCGAGGAGACCTCGTCCCTGCGTAAGGAGGTCTGCCAGCTGCTGCCCTTCCTCGTCCGCTATGCCAAGACCCTCTACGAGGAGGCCGAGGAAGCCAACGACCTTTCCCAGCAAGTGGCCACCCTGGCCATCTCCCCTACCACGCCGGGGCCCACCTGGCCCGGGGATGCGCTCCG gctcctcttgccCGGCTGGTGCCACCTGACCGTCGAGGATGGGCCCCGGGAGATCCTGATCAAGGAGGGGGCCCCCTCCCTTCTGTGCAAGTACTTCCTGCAGCAGTGGGAGCTGACCTCCCCCGGCCACGACACCTCAGTGCTGCCTGACAGTGTGGAGATCGGCCTGCAGACTTGCTGCCACATTTTCCTCAACCTCGTGGTCACTGCACCAGGGCTGATCAA GCGGGATGCCTGCTTCACTTCTCTGATGAACACCCTGATGGCGTCGCTGCCTTCACTAGTTCAGCAGCAGGGGAGGCTGCTTCTGGCTGCCAACGTGGCTACCCTGGGCCTCCTCATGGCCCGGCTCCTGAGCACCTCTCCAG ctctgcaGGGGACGCCCGCGTCCCGAGGTTTCTTCGCGGCCGCCATCCTCTTCCTGTCGCAATCCCACGTGGCCCGGGCCACGCCTGGCTCAGAGCAGGCAGTGCTGGCCCTGTCCCCTGACTACGAGGGCGTCTGGGCGGATCTGCAGGAGCTCTGGTTCCTGGGCATGCAGGCCTTCACGGGCTGTGTGCCCCTGCTTCCCTGGCTGGCCCCTGCCGCCCTGCGCTCCCGCTGGCCCCaggagctgctgcagctgctgggcAGCGTCAGCCCCAACTCTGTCAAGCCTGAGATGGTGGCCGCCTATCAGGGAGTCCTGGTTGAGCTGGCACGAGCCAACCGGCTGTGCCGGGAGGCCATGAGGCTGCAGGCCGGCGAGGAGACTGCCAGCCACTACCGCATGGCCGCCCTGGAGCAGTGCCTGGCTGAGCCCTGA
- the NCDN gene encoding neurochondrin isoform X4: MASDCEPALNQAESRNPTLERYLGALREAKNDSEQFAALLLVTKAVKAGDIDAKTRRRIFDAVGFTFPNRLLTTKEAPDGCPDHVLRALGVALLACFCSDPELAAHPQVLNKIPILSTFLTARGDPDDAARRSMVDDTYQCLTAVAGTPRGPRHLIAGGTVSALCQAYLGHGYGFDQALALLVGLLAAAETQCWKEAEPDLLAVLRGLSEDFQKAEDASKFELCQLLPLFLPPTTVPSECLRDLQAGLARILGSKLSSWQRNPALKLAARLAHACGSDWIPAGSSGSKFLALLVNLACVEVRLALEETGTEVKEDVVTACYALMELGIQECTRCEQSLLKEPQKVQLVSIMKEAIGAVIHYLQQVGPEKQKEPFVFASVRILGAWLAEETSSLRKEVCQLLPFLVRYAKTLYEEAEEANDLSQQVATLAISPTTPGPTWPGDALRLLLPGWCHLTVEDGPREILIKEGAPSLLCKYFLQQWELTSPGHDTSVLPDSVEIGLQTCCHIFLNLVVTAPGLIKRDACFTSLMNTLMASLPSLVQQQGRLLLAANVATLGLLMARLLSTSPALQGTPASRGFFAAAILFLSQSHVARATPGSEQAVLALSPDYEGVWADLQELWFLGMQAFTGCVPLLPWLAPAALRSRWPQELLQLLGSVSPNSVKPEMVAAYQGVLVELARANRLCREAMRLQAGEETASHYRMAALEQCLAEP; encoded by the exons ATGGCCTCGGATTGCGAGCCAGCTCTGAACCAGGCAGAGAGCCGAAACCCCACCCTGGAGCGCTACCTGGGAGCCCTCCGTGAGGCCAAGAATGACAGCGAGCAGTTTGCAGCCCTGCTGCTA GTGACCAAGGCAGTGAAAGCAGGTGACATCGATGCCAAAACTCGGCGGCGGATCTTTGATGCCGTCGGTTTCACCTTCCCCAATCGACTCCTGACCACCAAGGAGGCGCCGGATGGCTGCCCCGACCACGTTCTCCGGGCCCTGGGCGTGGCCCTGCTGGCCTGCTTCTGCAGTGACCCTGAACTAGCCGCCCATCCCCAGGTCCTGAACAAGATCCCCATCCTTAGCACCTTCCTCACAGCCCGGGGGGACCCTGACGATGCTGCCCGCCGTTCCATGGTCGATGACACCTACCAGTGCCTGACAGCCGTGGCAGGCACCCCCCGTGGGCCGCGACACCTCATTGCTGGAGGCACCGTGTCTGCCCTGTGTCAGGCGTACCTAGGGCACGGCTACGGCTTTGACCAGGCCCTGGCACTCCTGGTGGGGCTGCTGGCTGCTGCTGAGACACAGTGCTGGAAGGAGGCGGAGCCCGACCTGCTGGCTGTTTTGCGGGGCCTCAGCGAAGATTTCCAGAAAGCTGAGGATGCCAGCAAGTTTGAGCTCTGCCAGCTGCTGCCCCTCTTTCTGCCCCCAACAACCGTGCCCTCTGAGTGCCTCCGGGATCTGCAGGCCGGGCTGGCACGCATCCTGGGCAGCAAGCTGAGCTCCTGGCAGCGCAACCCCGCACTGAAGCTGGCCGCCCGCCTGGCACACGCCTGCGGCTCCGACTGGATCCCAGCAGGCAGCTCCGGGAGCAAGTTCCTGGCCCTGCTGGTGAACCTGGCATGCGTGGAGGTGCGGCTGGCACTGGAGGAGACGGGCACAGAGGTGAAAGAGGATGTGGTGACCGCCTGCTATGCCCTCATGGAGCTGGGGATCCAGGAATGCACCCGCTGTGAGCAGTCGCTGCTCAAGGAGCCTCAGAAAGTGCAGCTTGTGAGCATCATGAAGGAGGCCATCGGGGCTGTCATCCACTACCTGCAGCAG GTAGGgccagagaagcagaaggagcCCTTTGTGTTTGCCTCCGTGCGGATCCTGGGTGCCTGGCTGGCCGAGGAGACCTCGTCCCTGCGTAAGGAGGTCTGCCAGCTGCTGCCCTTCCTCGTCCGCTATGCCAAGACCCTCTACGAGGAGGCCGAGGAAGCCAACGACCTTTCCCAGCAAGTGGCCACCCTGGCCATCTCCCCTACCACGCCGGGGCCCACCTGGCCCGGGGATGCGCTCCG gctcctcttgccCGGCTGGTGCCACCTGACCGTCGAGGATGGGCCCCGGGAGATCCTGATCAAGGAGGGGGCCCCCTCCCTTCTGTGCAAGTACTTCCTGCAGCAGTGGGAGCTGACCTCCCCCGGCCACGACACCTCAGTGCTGCCTGACAGTGTGGAGATCGGCCTGCAGACTTGCTGCCACATTTTCCTCAACCTCGTGGTCACTGCACCAGGGCTGATCAA GCGGGATGCCTGCTTCACTTCTCTGATGAACACCCTGATGGCGTCGCTGCCTTCACTAGTTCAGCAGCAGGGGAGGCTGCTTCTGGCTGCCAACGTGGCTACCCTGGGCCTCCTCATGGCCCGGCTCCTGAGCACCTCTCCAG ctctgcaGGGGACGCCCGCGTCCCGAGGTTTCTTCGCGGCCGCCATCCTCTTCCTGTCGCAATCCCACGTGGCCCGGGCCACGCCTGGCTCAGAGCAGGCAGTGCTGGCCCTGTCCCCTGACTACGAGGGCGTCTGGGCGGATCTGCAGGAGCTCTGGTTCCTGGGCATGCAGGCCTTCACGGGCTGTGTGCCCCTGCTTCCCTGGCTGGCCCCTGCCGCCCTGCGCTCCCGCTGGCCCCaggagctgctgcagctgctgggcAGCGTCAGCCCCAACTCTGTCAAGCCTGAGATGGTGGCCGCCTATCAGGGAGTCCTGGTTGAGCTGGCACGAGCCAACCGGCTGTGCCGGGAGGCCATGAGGCTGCAGGCCGGCGAGGAGACTGCCAGCCACTACCGCATGGCCGCCCTGGAGCAGTGCCTGGCTGAGCCCTGA
- the NCDN gene encoding neurochondrin isoform X1 has protein sequence MVLLSHFPEVTLDQGPFFIPKDLRVQPLKGAPPGELGKAGIMASDCEPALNQAESRNPTLERYLGALREAKNDSEQFAALLLVTKAVKAGDIDAKTRRRIFDAVGFTFPNRLLTTKEAPDGCPDHVLRALGVALLACFCSDPELAAHPQVLNKIPILSTFLTARGDPDDAARRSMVDDTYQCLTAVAGTPRGPRHLIAGGTVSALCQAYLGHGYGFDQALALLVGLLAAAETQCWKEAEPDLLAVLRGLSEDFQKAEDASKFELCQLLPLFLPPTTVPSECLRDLQAGLARILGSKLSSWQRNPALKLAARLAHACGSDWIPAGSSGSKFLALLVNLACVEVRLALEETGTEVKEDVVTACYALMELGIQECTRCEQSLLKEPQKVQLVSIMKEAIGAVIHYLQQVGPEKQKEPFVFASVRILGAWLAEETSSLRKEVCQLLPFLVRYAKTLYEEAEEANDLSQQVATLAISPTTPGPTWPGDALRLLLPGWCHLTVEDGPREILIKEGAPSLLCKYFLQQWELTSPGHDTSVLPDSVEIGLQTCCHIFLNLVVTAPGLIKRDACFTSLMNTLMASLPSLVQQQGRLLLAANVATLGLLMARLLSTSPALQGTPASRGFFAAAILFLSQSHVARATPGSEQAVLALSPDYEGVWADLQELWFLGMQAFTGCVPLLPWLAPAALRSRWPQELLQLLGSVSPNSVKPEMVAAYQGVLVELARANRLCREAMRLQAGEETASHYRMAALEQCLAEP, from the exons ATGGTCCTTCTCTCCCACTTTCCAGAGGTGACCTTGGACCAGGGTCCCTTCTTCATCCCTAAGGACTTGAGGGTCCAGCCCCTTAAAGGGGCTCCCCCAGGGGAG TTGGGCAAGGCGGGCATCATGGCCTCGGATTGCGAGCCAGCTCTGAACCAGGCAGAGAGCCGAAACCCCACCCTGGAGCGCTACCTGGGAGCCCTCCGTGAGGCCAAGAATGACAGCGAGCAGTTTGCAGCCCTGCTGCTA GTGACCAAGGCAGTGAAAGCAGGTGACATCGATGCCAAAACTCGGCGGCGGATCTTTGATGCCGTCGGTTTCACCTTCCCCAATCGACTCCTGACCACCAAGGAGGCGCCGGATGGCTGCCCCGACCACGTTCTCCGGGCCCTGGGCGTGGCCCTGCTGGCCTGCTTCTGCAGTGACCCTGAACTAGCCGCCCATCCCCAGGTCCTGAACAAGATCCCCATCCTTAGCACCTTCCTCACAGCCCGGGGGGACCCTGACGATGCTGCCCGCCGTTCCATGGTCGATGACACCTACCAGTGCCTGACAGCCGTGGCAGGCACCCCCCGTGGGCCGCGACACCTCATTGCTGGAGGCACCGTGTCTGCCCTGTGTCAGGCGTACCTAGGGCACGGCTACGGCTTTGACCAGGCCCTGGCACTCCTGGTGGGGCTGCTGGCTGCTGCTGAGACACAGTGCTGGAAGGAGGCGGAGCCCGACCTGCTGGCTGTTTTGCGGGGCCTCAGCGAAGATTTCCAGAAAGCTGAGGATGCCAGCAAGTTTGAGCTCTGCCAGCTGCTGCCCCTCTTTCTGCCCCCAACAACCGTGCCCTCTGAGTGCCTCCGGGATCTGCAGGCCGGGCTGGCACGCATCCTGGGCAGCAAGCTGAGCTCCTGGCAGCGCAACCCCGCACTGAAGCTGGCCGCCCGCCTGGCACACGCCTGCGGCTCCGACTGGATCCCAGCAGGCAGCTCCGGGAGCAAGTTCCTGGCCCTGCTGGTGAACCTGGCATGCGTGGAGGTGCGGCTGGCACTGGAGGAGACGGGCACAGAGGTGAAAGAGGATGTGGTGACCGCCTGCTATGCCCTCATGGAGCTGGGGATCCAGGAATGCACCCGCTGTGAGCAGTCGCTGCTCAAGGAGCCTCAGAAAGTGCAGCTTGTGAGCATCATGAAGGAGGCCATCGGGGCTGTCATCCACTACCTGCAGCAG GTAGGgccagagaagcagaaggagcCCTTTGTGTTTGCCTCCGTGCGGATCCTGGGTGCCTGGCTGGCCGAGGAGACCTCGTCCCTGCGTAAGGAGGTCTGCCAGCTGCTGCCCTTCCTCGTCCGCTATGCCAAGACCCTCTACGAGGAGGCCGAGGAAGCCAACGACCTTTCCCAGCAAGTGGCCACCCTGGCCATCTCCCCTACCACGCCGGGGCCCACCTGGCCCGGGGATGCGCTCCG gctcctcttgccCGGCTGGTGCCACCTGACCGTCGAGGATGGGCCCCGGGAGATCCTGATCAAGGAGGGGGCCCCCTCCCTTCTGTGCAAGTACTTCCTGCAGCAGTGGGAGCTGACCTCCCCCGGCCACGACACCTCAGTGCTGCCTGACAGTGTGGAGATCGGCCTGCAGACTTGCTGCCACATTTTCCTCAACCTCGTGGTCACTGCACCAGGGCTGATCAA GCGGGATGCCTGCTTCACTTCTCTGATGAACACCCTGATGGCGTCGCTGCCTTCACTAGTTCAGCAGCAGGGGAGGCTGCTTCTGGCTGCCAACGTGGCTACCCTGGGCCTCCTCATGGCCCGGCTCCTGAGCACCTCTCCAG ctctgcaGGGGACGCCCGCGTCCCGAGGTTTCTTCGCGGCCGCCATCCTCTTCCTGTCGCAATCCCACGTGGCCCGGGCCACGCCTGGCTCAGAGCAGGCAGTGCTGGCCCTGTCCCCTGACTACGAGGGCGTCTGGGCGGATCTGCAGGAGCTCTGGTTCCTGGGCATGCAGGCCTTCACGGGCTGTGTGCCCCTGCTTCCCTGGCTGGCCCCTGCCGCCCTGCGCTCCCGCTGGCCCCaggagctgctgcagctgctgggcAGCGTCAGCCCCAACTCTGTCAAGCCTGAGATGGTGGCCGCCTATCAGGGAGTCCTGGTTGAGCTGGCACGAGCCAACCGGCTGTGCCGGGAGGCCATGAGGCTGCAGGCCGGCGAGGAGACTGCCAGCCACTACCGCATGGCCGCCCTGGAGCAGTGCCTGGCTGAGCCCTGA
- the NCDN gene encoding neurochondrin isoform X2 produces the protein MSCCDLAAAGQRDAQSLLCSQLGKAGIMASDCEPALNQAESRNPTLERYLGALREAKNDSEQFAALLLVTKAVKAGDIDAKTRRRIFDAVGFTFPNRLLTTKEAPDGCPDHVLRALGVALLACFCSDPELAAHPQVLNKIPILSTFLTARGDPDDAARRSMVDDTYQCLTAVAGTPRGPRHLIAGGTVSALCQAYLGHGYGFDQALALLVGLLAAAETQCWKEAEPDLLAVLRGLSEDFQKAEDASKFELCQLLPLFLPPTTVPSECLRDLQAGLARILGSKLSSWQRNPALKLAARLAHACGSDWIPAGSSGSKFLALLVNLACVEVRLALEETGTEVKEDVVTACYALMELGIQECTRCEQSLLKEPQKVQLVSIMKEAIGAVIHYLQQVGPEKQKEPFVFASVRILGAWLAEETSSLRKEVCQLLPFLVRYAKTLYEEAEEANDLSQQVATLAISPTTPGPTWPGDALRLLLPGWCHLTVEDGPREILIKEGAPSLLCKYFLQQWELTSPGHDTSVLPDSVEIGLQTCCHIFLNLVVTAPGLIKRDACFTSLMNTLMASLPSLVQQQGRLLLAANVATLGLLMARLLSTSPALQGTPASRGFFAAAILFLSQSHVARATPGSEQAVLALSPDYEGVWADLQELWFLGMQAFTGCVPLLPWLAPAALRSRWPQELLQLLGSVSPNSVKPEMVAAYQGVLVELARANRLCREAMRLQAGEETASHYRMAALEQCLAEP, from the exons ATGTCGTGTTGTGACCTGGCTGCGGCGGGACAG AGGGATGCTCAGTCCCTCTTGTGTTCACAGTTGGGCAAGGCGGGCATCATGGCCTCGGATTGCGAGCCAGCTCTGAACCAGGCAGAGAGCCGAAACCCCACCCTGGAGCGCTACCTGGGAGCCCTCCGTGAGGCCAAGAATGACAGCGAGCAGTTTGCAGCCCTGCTGCTA GTGACCAAGGCAGTGAAAGCAGGTGACATCGATGCCAAAACTCGGCGGCGGATCTTTGATGCCGTCGGTTTCACCTTCCCCAATCGACTCCTGACCACCAAGGAGGCGCCGGATGGCTGCCCCGACCACGTTCTCCGGGCCCTGGGCGTGGCCCTGCTGGCCTGCTTCTGCAGTGACCCTGAACTAGCCGCCCATCCCCAGGTCCTGAACAAGATCCCCATCCTTAGCACCTTCCTCACAGCCCGGGGGGACCCTGACGATGCTGCCCGCCGTTCCATGGTCGATGACACCTACCAGTGCCTGACAGCCGTGGCAGGCACCCCCCGTGGGCCGCGACACCTCATTGCTGGAGGCACCGTGTCTGCCCTGTGTCAGGCGTACCTAGGGCACGGCTACGGCTTTGACCAGGCCCTGGCACTCCTGGTGGGGCTGCTGGCTGCTGCTGAGACACAGTGCTGGAAGGAGGCGGAGCCCGACCTGCTGGCTGTTTTGCGGGGCCTCAGCGAAGATTTCCAGAAAGCTGAGGATGCCAGCAAGTTTGAGCTCTGCCAGCTGCTGCCCCTCTTTCTGCCCCCAACAACCGTGCCCTCTGAGTGCCTCCGGGATCTGCAGGCCGGGCTGGCACGCATCCTGGGCAGCAAGCTGAGCTCCTGGCAGCGCAACCCCGCACTGAAGCTGGCCGCCCGCCTGGCACACGCCTGCGGCTCCGACTGGATCCCAGCAGGCAGCTCCGGGAGCAAGTTCCTGGCCCTGCTGGTGAACCTGGCATGCGTGGAGGTGCGGCTGGCACTGGAGGAGACGGGCACAGAGGTGAAAGAGGATGTGGTGACCGCCTGCTATGCCCTCATGGAGCTGGGGATCCAGGAATGCACCCGCTGTGAGCAGTCGCTGCTCAAGGAGCCTCAGAAAGTGCAGCTTGTGAGCATCATGAAGGAGGCCATCGGGGCTGTCATCCACTACCTGCAGCAG GTAGGgccagagaagcagaaggagcCCTTTGTGTTTGCCTCCGTGCGGATCCTGGGTGCCTGGCTGGCCGAGGAGACCTCGTCCCTGCGTAAGGAGGTCTGCCAGCTGCTGCCCTTCCTCGTCCGCTATGCCAAGACCCTCTACGAGGAGGCCGAGGAAGCCAACGACCTTTCCCAGCAAGTGGCCACCCTGGCCATCTCCCCTACCACGCCGGGGCCCACCTGGCCCGGGGATGCGCTCCG gctcctcttgccCGGCTGGTGCCACCTGACCGTCGAGGATGGGCCCCGGGAGATCCTGATCAAGGAGGGGGCCCCCTCCCTTCTGTGCAAGTACTTCCTGCAGCAGTGGGAGCTGACCTCCCCCGGCCACGACACCTCAGTGCTGCCTGACAGTGTGGAGATCGGCCTGCAGACTTGCTGCCACATTTTCCTCAACCTCGTGGTCACTGCACCAGGGCTGATCAA GCGGGATGCCTGCTTCACTTCTCTGATGAACACCCTGATGGCGTCGCTGCCTTCACTAGTTCAGCAGCAGGGGAGGCTGCTTCTGGCTGCCAACGTGGCTACCCTGGGCCTCCTCATGGCCCGGCTCCTGAGCACCTCTCCAG ctctgcaGGGGACGCCCGCGTCCCGAGGTTTCTTCGCGGCCGCCATCCTCTTCCTGTCGCAATCCCACGTGGCCCGGGCCACGCCTGGCTCAGAGCAGGCAGTGCTGGCCCTGTCCCCTGACTACGAGGGCGTCTGGGCGGATCTGCAGGAGCTCTGGTTCCTGGGCATGCAGGCCTTCACGGGCTGTGTGCCCCTGCTTCCCTGGCTGGCCCCTGCCGCCCTGCGCTCCCGCTGGCCCCaggagctgctgcagctgctgggcAGCGTCAGCCCCAACTCTGTCAAGCCTGAGATGGTGGCCGCCTATCAGGGAGTCCTGGTTGAGCTGGCACGAGCCAACCGGCTGTGCCGGGAGGCCATGAGGCTGCAGGCCGGCGAGGAGACTGCCAGCCACTACCGCATGGCCGCCCTGGAGCAGTGCCTGGCTGAGCCCTGA